In the Streptomyces sp. SJL17-4 genome, CGACGGTGGCACTCAACTCGACGTGACCACGGGGTCGTCGTCGTGCGGGTCCGGCTCCGCGGGCGGGAGGAACGCGGCCGCCTTCCGGGCGAGTACGGAGGCGAAGAACTCGGGCGCGTCGTCGGGGCGCATCCGGGCGAGGGAGACCATGCCGGTGATCACGGCATCGACCACCTCCTCCTGCACCTGCTCCCAGTCGTGGCTGCGGCCCTTGCGCGGATTCACCGCCCGGACCCCGATGACCGCCTGCGCGGCCTCCCCCACCTCCTCCGAGAGCTTGAGCACCTGCAGGGTCCACTGCTCCTCCGCCGTGAGCCCCCGCTCGGAGTCGTACCCCGCGAACAGCGCGGCGAGCGAGCGGATCGTGTCCCACGGGTCGTTGTCCCTCACGGGGTCTCCTCCGGTGTGCCGGCGCGGCCCCACGCCATGAGGGGCCCTATGGCATGTCAGACAGGCCCTACTTGCCTCGACGGATGCGGGCCGCCTGTCGTGCCTCGGCCGTCTTGCGGGCCTCGGCGGCCTTGCGGGACTCGTTCTTGGCGCGGCCCGGGCGGCCCGGGACGGTGCCCATGCCGCGGAAGGCCGCCCCGCCGCGCTTGACACCCTCCTGGCTGGGCGCGGCGCCGTCGACGGGCACACCCGAAGGGGTACGGGCGCCGGTGATACGGCTCAGCGCGGCCTCGCCCGAGCGGACCTGGGTCACGCTGGGGCGGATGCCCGCGTCCGCCATCAGCCGGGCCACCTCACGCCGCTCGT is a window encoding:
- a CDS encoding MazG-like family protein; amino-acid sequence: MRDNDPWDTIRSLAALFAGYDSERGLTAEEQWTLQVLKLSEEVGEAAQAVIGVRAVNPRKGRSHDWEQVQEEVVDAVITGMVSLARMRPDDAPEFFASVLARKAAAFLPPAEPDPHDDDPVVTSS